AATTGTGCATATCCTATATATCCATCAATATTTTTTGTTTTAAAACCTAATTCTTTAGAAATTTCTAGTGCCTTCATTAGTGCATTATTAACATTTTCTCCAAAGGGTGCCTGTGGCTTTGCTTCACCCTTTATACTTGGTATTTTTACCACTTCTATAATATGTTCTATTAGACTATCTTTTAATTCATCTATTTTATTATTTAAAATTTTTTCCATACTATGCTTGTGCTTTAAATCTAATATTTTATATTCACATAATTTGTATATTTTATAAAAGCACTACCTCCATATTTCATATTCTTATGTGAAAAGGTAGCCTAACTAAATTAGACTACCTATTTTTTAATAACATATTTTCTTTATATAATCACTTATATCTCCGCCGTCAACTTTCTTCTTAGCTAAAGCACAAATATTTCTAAGTGATTCACTTAACCCTGTTCCACCCTTTTTAGGCATAACTACAATATTTACTAAATCCTTATATTCTGAGATAGTTTCTTCATTTTCCTTTGACATTGCAGCTATAGCTGGAATATCAGTTTTTTCATTTATTTCATGAGCTAAAACTGCACACATTTTTGCATATCCAGCATAATTAAAAGCTGGTCCACATATAACTACATCTGGATTGATTTTTTTTACCATGGCAGTCATTTTTAATTTTACCTCATCTTCATTTTTTTTAAAAAATCCATCTCCACAATATAAACAAGCTACAACCTTTCCATCTACTTGTTTTAATGCCGGTTCTAACATACTTGCTGAACCTATAGCCATAGCTTTACCACCTAAAGGCAAATTAGGGTTTTCCTTACCACCTTGCCCTGCTTGGGTTTGGTCAAATATCATTAAAACCTTCATTGCTTTACCTCCTAAAGGTCATCAAAGGATAAATCATCAAATGAAATATCTTCTTCGTCTGATGCGTTATTCTTTGCTTCTTCTTCATCTTTTAAGTATTGTTTATCTAACATTTTTATAAATGGATAGTAAATTAAACATCCAAGTACTAGCAATCCTATTTGCCATACTCCTGCAAATAAGCTTCCTGTGGATAGGTATCCTGAAAATCCTATTGGAGTAGTCCATGGCAATGATACCCCTGTAGTATAAGGAATAATTCCCGCCTTAGTTGCAAATGTAGAAAGCATCAAATTGATTATTGGAACTCCAACAAAAGGAACAATTAATATTGGATTTAACACGATAGGTAATCCGAAAATAATTGGTTCATTTATTCCAAATATTCCTGGAACAATTGACAACTTACCTAATTGTGTAATTCTCTTTGATTTACAGAATAATAACATTACTATAACTAGTGAAAGAGTACTTCCTCCCCCTCCAAAACCTGTAAAGAAGTTTGAAAATGGGTCTGTAAATATGTTTGGCAATGCCTTTCCTGCTTCAAATGCTTCCAAGTTTTCAATTGTTAATATTTTTAAAATTGGTGAAAATACTGAATTTGCAACTGCTGGACCATTGATTCCAAAGAACCAGAAAACTGTACATACTAAGCTATAAATAACTTGTGCTATTAATGTATTTCCTGCTCCTTGCAGTGGTGTTTGTAATACTGTATATATAAAATTATGTGCTGATTCAAATGGTGTAAGCTCAAATCCTACACGTACAAGGAAAAATATCCCAATAACTATTGCACTAGGAATTAAAGCTGCAAATGAATCACATACTGCTGGTGGAACTCCATCTGGCATTTTAATTGTCCAGCCTTTTTTATAAGCCCAAGTAAACACATATACTGATAATATAGATACAATAAGTGCCAAAAATATACCGTTAGAACCTACGTATTCAAAACCTAGTGCACTCATAGTTTCTGGTCCTTTAACACCTTCAAATGGAATTCTTGTTGGCATAAGAATAATGAAAGCAACCATTGCTACCACAGCACCTTGAATTTTATCCCCTTTTAGTTCTCTAGCATAAGCATATCCTGTACCCACACAAGTTAATAAACCAATTATATTAAATGTTGCTCTAGATACATTTGTAAACCATGATTCCCAACCTTCTCCAAGAAATCTTGTCCAGAACTCTGACCAACCTGGTACTGGGAAATTAGCTATTAATAAGAAAATAGATCCTACTATAAGTAATGGCGTCGTTATTAAAAATCCATCACGAACTGCAACTAAAACTTTATTTCTTCCAAGCTTATCTGCAATTGGAACTAATACTTTTTCTAACGCTGCAAACATTTTAAGCCCCCCTATTTTTTATTTTTTTTAATGAGTACAATTGCCTTTTTTAAGACCTTTTCTCCATCCATCATTCCATAATCTGCTGAATCGATTACTGATATTGGAGTGTTGATATCTTTAAATCTTTCCACAGTTTCTTCATATAAATATTTAACCTGTGGTCCTAACAATATACAATCTGGGTTAAAAGTATCAATGATTTCCTGCAACTTACCATGTGGAAATGCCTTAACCTCAATTGGAAGTTTATGAGCATCTGCTACATTTTGCATTTTTTGTGCTAATAAACTCGTAGACATACCTTGACTACAGAATAGATATATTTTTTTCATAGTTTCCACCTACCTTCTTAAATGTTATTTTATTTATATATAATAAAAAAATAAATAATCTAATTAACTTTCACCATTTAAATTCTTATTATTTGTATTTTATGCCTAAACTTTAACTACTTTAGTTTTACCGATATAATCATGAATCATCCTTTTTTCAGCTGTTGCATACATTAATATAACTGATACTATGGTAATTATAGCACCTATGTACTCAAGTACTACGTAGTATCTATTAGAATTTAATCCTAATCGAATCATTTGACGTAAATATTCACTGCTAGAAACAATTCTACCTTCCACAATCATTATTCCAATAATTTCACGTCTAAACATCGTTTTCAAATTAATATCCTCATTATTCATTCTAATTACCTTTATCCCTAATAGTTTCTTACCCAGTGTTTGTCCCTTATACAAAAATGTTGGTATTAGAAGATAATATGTAGAGGATGCTAGTATTGCTAAAATTCCAGCCAGCATGCCACTTTTAAATGACATTGCTGATAAAGAACTAGCAATAGTAGCTTGTCCCGTATCCATGCTATAAATAAGCATTACAGGTATTCCTGCTAATACAGACGCTAAATACCAGTCAATCATCATAGCAACTGCTCTTTTCCATAGACTTACATCTTTATACTCCTTCTTCTTTTTATTCTTTTCACTTAACAATTTCTTTTTGATTTTAATCATTATACTCTCCTATTTTTTAAATAGCATTAATTTAAATATGTATACCTTATCATTAACTATATTGGTTACATTATTGTGCTTTACACATATAATTTAAATAGCAATTGTTGTGCCAATTGCTATTCAACACTGAAATATCAGATTTTTCAATGGTTCTACATGTAATATTTCATTTTAAAGCTTTAGTGTATTATATTTAAATACACTTCTCTATTACTTTTTATTTTTATTTCGTTAGTGTGTTATCTTTTGCATAACTTATTTATAGTGTATCATATGTTTTTTATAATTTATACATTAAAAAAATTATATTAAACTCACTTAAAAACTAAAAGATTCATGTAAAGTTGTATAACCTTGCATGAATCTTTAATTTACACTATATGGACTCTTTTCCTTTTCTACTTACTTAGCATGAATTAATTCTTAATCCTCCAAATAAATAGAGCTAAAACCAATAAAAATCTAAAGGTTAGAGTAAAGATTAATTCTTACTCTCCTTTATAGGTTTTAAAATTTTCTTTTTGAGAATTTATTTACTCCTATATATCTAACCTTGTAACAGAAAGCCATATAAAGTAAATATATCCATGCCACAAGTATAAATATTATACTCAATACCATCCATATTGTAGGCGTCTTAAATCTCTGATAAAATTCCACATACCATACTATATATAAAATGGCCAAAATTAATGGACCTATAAATGGTATTATTATAATAAAGGCAAATAATATATTCCACGCACTCTTATCAATTATGTGGAAAAAAATTATAAATTGGAAAAAAGGAATAAAAGCTATCCACCTATTATTAAGGTCTGCCTTTTCAGCTAACCTATAATATGAAATAGCTTGAATCACATAGCTTATAACTAAAGCCCAAATAAAATAAATGTTATTTAAATAGGAATAGTAATTGCAACCAAACATAACGTCCCTCCCTTAAATTGCTCTATACTTATATGCTATTCAAAAGAGCATTACAAATGCTAGTCCCAAAGTATTACAAACGACTTTTTTATATGTTTTATAAATATATGAGAGATATTACAGTAAATGCTTCATATATCTATAATTACGTTTTTTATATATAAACTGCCTTCAATAATTGCTACAAATAGTAAAAGTAACATCATATAAGCACACAATATTTTTTAAAATTTATTATTTCCTATTGATTTATAAAAATCCGGTGCTATACTAATATCGTATGTAAAAGATGGTATTTATTGCAAAGCCATACTATTTACGTGCTTTTCTTAAACAAACACTTAAATTCCAAATTATATCCTATTGGAATAAGAATGGAGGAATGTAAAAATGTCAGAAAAGACAGTGGAAAAAAGAAAATTTTCCACAAAACAAATCACTGTTACAGGTATGCTTTCTGCTATATCTGTAGTACTTGGTATTACTGGTTTAGGTTATATACCTATACCACCATTTCACACAACTATAATGCACATTCCTGTGATTATAGGCTCACTTCTAGAAGGCCCTGTAGTTGGCGGAATACTTGGTTTAATATTTGGATTAACCAGTATATTTCAAGCTATAAAAACCCCAGGACCAGTTTCCTTTATATTTATTAACCCATTAGTTTCAGTACTTCCTAGAATATTAATAGGAATTACTCCTTACTATATGTACAAGTTGTTAAAAAATATTAAGTTTAATAAACTAAAAGAAAAAGTTTACTCCAATGACGGTACTACTAAATGGGGAAAATTCACTAGATATCTGGTAGATTATATTCAATTAATATTGTCCATAACCGTTGGTTCATTCACCAATACCATAGGTGTATTAGGCATGATATACGTTTTATATCTAAATGAATATATAACGGCCTTAGGAGTTAGTAAATCTGCTGCTAATAAGACTTTTCTACTCTTAGTTTTAAATGGATTTGTTTCAGCTTCTATGGCTATTTTAGTTTCATTACCTATTATAAGAACCGTGAAAGCTGTATATTATAAAAATAAAAAGCTATAATACTATACTTAATACTGCTATAGCTAGAAATAAGAAATAATTGGGGACAGTTAACAACTTTTTATTGTAATATCTTACTAAAAGTTATTAACCGTCCCTTTCTTTTCCTTCTTTTTATACTTCTTTTTACTCTCGATTAATTTACATTTGTTTTATTGTATTTATTTTTATTTACTGTAAATTTGCATCAACTGCTCTTGTTAATGCTTTAATCATACATTATAGAATCATATATAATCTTTTCTTATTATTTCTTATTAACAGAGATTTATTTGATTTATCTACTTAATTTAACTATTTATTTACTTATTTATTTAATTGTTTACTCACTTATGCAATTAATTACTCTTGTATTTACTTATTTAATTACTTCGTTAATCTAAAAGTGCTTTATCTGGTGTTACTAATATTTTAACGTGTTTTTTCTTTTCTGGTCCTGTTAAAGTTCCAAAACCATCTTCTACTATATTATCAAGATGGATCTTCTTTGTAATATATCCCTCTGCTTTTATTCTTCCATCACTCATTTGAGCAATTGTAGCTGGGAATTCATGTCTATATGCTAAAGTACCTATTATTTTCTTTTCACTAAACACTAGCACATTTGGATTAAAGCTTACTTCATTTTCCCATATACTAGTTATGACCATAGTTCCTTCAAATTTTAAACTATCAAGACCTGTATCAAAACCTATCTTAGCTCCTGTTGTTTCAAATGCAGCATCTACTCCAAGTCCACCTGTAAGCTTCTTAACTTCCTCTGGTATATTAACTTCATTAGGATCTAAAACCACATCTGCACCAGCTCTTTTTGCATATTCTTGTCTTATGGACTTTCTCTGTAAAACTATAACAAGTTTTGCACCTGCTGCCTTTAGACACTCAATAGTGGCAAGTCCTATTGGACCGGAACCTAAAACTAAAGCAGTATCCCCTGTTGTAAAATTAGCTATTCTTACAGAGTGTAATGCCACTGCCATTGGTTCTACTAGAGCTGCTTGCTCATAAGTCATTGCATCTGGAATCTTGTGAATGAATTCCTCTGGAAATACAGTATACTCAGCAAGCCCGCCACCACTTCCACAAAGTCCATGGAAACCTAAAGATGAACAAAGATTATATTTTCCTTCTCTACAAGCAGCACATTTTCCACAAGCCACTATAGGTTCAACTATTACTCTATCCCCAGCTTTAAATTTTGTTACTTCTTCTCCTACTTCCACTACTTCTCCTGAAAATTCATGACCTAAAACTACTGGAGCAACATTTCCACTTAGTGGATGAGGTTGTCCTACTGGAATAAATATAGGTCCTCCTAAATATTCATGTAAATCAGAACCACAAATTCCACACCATTTAACTTTAATCTTTACTAAACCTTTTTCTACCTTTGGCTCTTCTATTTCTTCTACCCTTACATCCTTTTTTCCATACCATAATGCTGCCTTCATAATTGCAACCCCTCCTATTTATGTATTTAAAATACTAATTTAATACAAAAACATGTTAATTAATTCACAAATATTATTAAAGCAATTACTATGCCAAAGTATCCAAACCTATGAATAGCTTATTTCATAAAAAAATATGTATCATAATGACTCACTTTTTTACGTTTCATTCTGATACATAAGATATATAAGTGTCATTTTGACACAGTTTTTTATGCTAAGTTTTTACTATATTTCACAATCAACATTTGTGTCTCTTACAATTCCTTTATGCCATATTTTTTAATTTTTCTATATAAAGTAGATCTTCCAATATTCAAAAGCTTTGAAGCCTTAGCTCTATTGCCATAACACTTTTTAAGAGCATTTTCTATGGCTTCTTTTTCTAATATATGCATAGGTTCTATATTATTATGAAATTCCATATTAGTATGAGTTTTTATAGAATTATGTTGTACATTCTCAACAGAATTTTCTTCAGCATAACTCTTTT
The DNA window shown above is from Haloimpatiens massiliensis and carries:
- a CDS encoding GrdB-related putative oxidoreductase; amino-acid sequence: MKVLMIFDQTQAGQGGKENPNLPLGGKAMAIGSASMLEPALKQVDGKVVACLYCGDGFFKKNEDEVKLKMTAMVKKINPDVVICGPAFNYAGYAKMCAVLAHEINEKTDIPAIAAMSKENEETISEYKDLVNIVVMPKKGGTGLSESLRNICALAKKKVDGGDISDYIKKICY
- a CDS encoding PTS sugar transporter subunit IIC, with the translated sequence MFAALEKVLVPIADKLGRNKVLVAVRDGFLITTPLLIVGSIFLLIANFPVPGWSEFWTRFLGEGWESWFTNVSRATFNIIGLLTCVGTGYAYARELKGDKIQGAVVAMVAFIILMPTRIPFEGVKGPETMSALGFEYVGSNGIFLALIVSILSVYVFTWAYKKGWTIKMPDGVPPAVCDSFAALIPSAIVIGIFFLVRVGFELTPFESAHNFIYTVLQTPLQGAGNTLIAQVIYSLVCTVFWFFGINGPAVANSVFSPILKILTIENLEAFEAGKALPNIFTDPFSNFFTGFGGGGSTLSLVIVMLLFCKSKRITQLGKLSIVPGIFGINEPIIFGLPIVLNPILIVPFVGVPIINLMLSTFATKAGIIPYTTGVSLPWTTPIGFSGYLSTGSLFAGVWQIGLLVLGCLIYYPFIKMLDKQYLKDEEEAKNNASDEEDISFDDLSFDDL
- a CDS encoding PTS sugar transporter subunit IIB, which codes for MKKIYLFCSQGMSTSLLAQKMQNVADAHKLPIEVKAFPHGKLQEIIDTFNPDCILLGPQVKYLYEETVERFKDINTPISVIDSADYGMMDGEKVLKKAIVLIKKNKK
- a CDS encoding RDD family protein encodes the protein MIKIKKKLLSEKNKKKKEYKDVSLWKRAVAMMIDWYLASVLAGIPVMLIYSMDTGQATIASSLSAMSFKSGMLAGILAILASSTYYLLIPTFLYKGQTLGKKLLGIKVIRMNNEDINLKTMFRREIIGIMIVEGRIVSSSEYLRQMIRLGLNSNRYYVVLEYIGAIITIVSVILMYATAEKRMIHDYIGKTKVVKV
- a CDS encoding DUF5684 domain-containing protein — protein: MFGCNYYSYLNNIYFIWALVISYVIQAISYYRLAEKADLNNRWIAFIPFFQFIIFFHIIDKSAWNILFAFIIIIPFIGPLILAILYIVWYVEFYQRFKTPTIWMVLSIIFILVAWIYLLYMAFCYKVRYIGVNKFSKRKF
- a CDS encoding ECF transporter S component; protein product: MSEKTVEKRKFSTKQITVTGMLSAISVVLGITGLGYIPIPPFHTTIMHIPVIIGSLLEGPVVGGILGLIFGLTSIFQAIKTPGPVSFIFINPLVSVLPRILIGITPYYMYKLLKNIKFNKLKEKVYSNDGTTKWGKFTRYLVDYIQLILSITVGSFTNTIGVLGMIYVLYLNEYITALGVSKSAANKTFLLLVLNGFVSASMAILVSLPIIRTVKAVYYKNKKL
- a CDS encoding 2,3-butanediol dehydrogenase yields the protein MKAALWYGKKDVRVEEIEEPKVEKGLVKIKVKWCGICGSDLHEYLGGPIFIPVGQPHPLSGNVAPVVLGHEFSGEVVEVGEEVTKFKAGDRVIVEPIVACGKCAACREGKYNLCSSLGFHGLCGSGGGLAEYTVFPEEFIHKIPDAMTYEQAALVEPMAVALHSVRIANFTTGDTALVLGSGPIGLATIECLKAAGAKLVIVLQRKSIRQEYAKRAGADVVLDPNEVNIPEEVKKLTGGLGVDAAFETTGAKIGFDTGLDSLKFEGTMVITSIWENEVSFNPNVLVFSEKKIIGTLAYRHEFPATIAQMSDGRIKAEGYITKKIHLDNIVEDGFGTLTGPEKKKHVKILVTPDKALLD